The region AAAACCAACAATAGCTCCGACACCAACTCCTACTACAGTACCAGTGGAGGGAGCAAAACCGGTGGTAGTAGTAACTACGAAAAACAATGGGAACACGATAAGCCAGCAATACACAATAAATGCACTTGGTGGAACGATTGATTTGTCAAAGGTATCTATTGAGTTTACTGCCGATGGAATCATCAATCAAGAGCATAATGTTTGGGTAGATAACGCTGCGTTGCAATTAACAGTTGAACCATATTACACACCGTTAAATGGTTATGTTTCTGGGCAGTTGACGAATCAAAAACTTGTGGTTAGCATCAGTAAGAGTACGATGCTGTCAGAAGGAACAGGAAAGCTTGTTCTTGATTTACGATTTGCTAAGAAGGATTGGACGGATTTTGGTACGATATCCAATGAAGTGTTAAAGGTTTACTATAATGGAGTCAAAGTTCAATAATTAATAATTTAACTTCATCAGGTAAGTACCACGCTTCTGTAAGCTGGGTACTTACCTGTTTTAAAACTCCACATAGTGGTAATGAGATAGAGCTGGTAGCGTAAGCGGATTGCGAATATCCGCTATGATAATTCTAAAAGCTATCAAGGTTACACTTTTCTTTCAGAGTAACCTTGATAGCTTTTTAATTTAGGATAAGGAAGGGTTCGTTTTTAAATTATTTTTCTTGTTTCTTAAAATATTCTTCAAAAAACATAGTAAGCCCAAGTTCCGCACAAGCATAGCTATGTCCCATATTTTCAAACAGGTGGAATTGATAATCAAAAGAATTGTTCTCGTAAGACATTAATAAGTCTCGCATCTTTTCATTATCACATCTCCATGGATCAGATTCCCCACAGGAGTGAAAAATTTTAGGTAAGGCCTGTTTCTTTTCAATCAAGCCTTGTGCCAAGTATTTAATACTATACTTTGTTTTTTGAAGGTCTCCATCACCAAATAATATCTTTTTTTGTAATGGACGGTAGGAAAAGTCAGCATCTGCCTTATCACCAGCACCGAAGGCAGCAATATAGCCAAAGGTTTCTGGATAGGTTAATCCAGCTTGGAAACATCCATATCCGCCATTCGAAAAACCCGAGACTATATTCATCGAACGGTCAGTTGGAAGTAAAGGAAATATAGAATGAATAATTTCTGGGAGTTCCTTTCCAACAAATGTTCCATAACGCTCTCCTTCTGCCATATTAATAAAGCAGGAATTATAAACATGAGGACAAAAAACTGCGAGATGCTCTTTCTTGGCTAATTCTACTAGGTTCGTTTCCAGTGCCCATGCCATATGATCACCACTGCTGCCATGGTAGAGCCATAGAATTCTTGGTAAATTATTATTATTATCATAAATTTGTTCCGGTACAATCGCGAATACTTCCACTGTCATCCCTAATACTTTACTTGGTAAGTGTAATTGCATCACTGCCATGGAGTCACCTCCTCTAAAGTATCGGTAATAATTTCAGATAGTTTACTCATTGCATGAAACATAACCTGTTTGCTTTTAAGGGACTCAAAGTGTATCTTGTTTGGGTGAGACTTAGAAAGGTAGTTACTAAGTTTTAAATTTTGTTCATACACATTACTCAGCTCATTTGTAATCAGAGTTATATCTGTATCTAAGTTATTTATGGAAATTGAAGTTGGATTCCAAAGGTTTATTGTACTGTTTTTAAAGGTTTCTTGATCACCTAGCCACTTGGAAATATCATTTCCGTTTTCATTTACATATAAGGAATTTATATCAAACTGTCCTTCTATAGCAACTGCTTTATGATAAAAGGATGGAATGGCGAATGCTGCTAAGATAGCAGTATAGCCACCGGTGCCAATGCCGCTTATATACCTGGAGGTTCGTTCATTTTTTAATGGAAACCAAGTGGAACATAGAGAAGGCAATTCGTTCGTTAAAAAGTCAAAAAAGTTATAGTTATTCTTGGTATTTAGAAATAAACTATTATTTCCCTGTGGCATGATTAACGCACAGTTACTATGCTCAAAAAATGATTCAATTCCAAGCCGAAGCCATTGACTATGCTCCATGTTTGAATTATGTAATAAATAGAGTGTGTCCATTGGCTTATTCGATTCTGGAAGTAAGACATCGAAGCCAATAGGCATTTTTAATGTACTAGATTGTATCTGTGATTGTATCCATCTCATATGTGTATCCTTTCTTTTTCGATAGTAGTAATTTCTACATAGGACTAATAGTGTACTTTATCAGTTATAAAATAAATTTTGAAAAATTGCAATGCTCTTTCATTGTCTCACTTTTATTCATGCTAGGGAAAGTTCATAACGAGAAAAAGTTCATAGCGAGGAAAAGCTCTGGTAGTGTAACTTTTGTTAATCTCTCCACTTTACAACCTAGAAGGAATGTGAGAGAATGAAACGGATAAAAGGAAACTACTGTCTGCAATCATGAATTGTTGATGATTAGGATACAATGACTTTGGAGGACTATCATGAAAGACATCTTAGACGTTCACACCCATACTTTGGCAAGTGGTCATGCATACAATACAATCAAGGAAATGGCTTTGGAGGCATCAGAGAAAGGGATCGAATTACTTGGAATAACCGAACATGCTCCAACTATGCCAGGTACTTGCCATGAATTTTATTTTCAAAATCTTCACGTTGTTCCAAGAGAAATGTTTGGTGTACAACTTCTTCTTGGAAGTGAGGTAAATATTTTAGACCATGAGGGAACACTGGACTTATCAGATCAAGTGTTAAAAAAACTAGATATTTGCATCGCAAGTATTCATCCACCATGTTACAAAAAAGGGACGAAGAGGGAAAATACTAATGCAATCGTTGGTGCAATGGAAAACCCTTATATTAATATTATTGGTCACCCTGACGATGGGAGATATGAACTTGATTATGAGACCATTGTAAAAAAGGCAAAAGAATATGGGGTACTACTAGAGTTAAATAACGCATCTGTAGCTCCTGGAAGCTTTCGACCAAACACAAGAGAAAATGACCTTACAATGCTTCAGTATTGTAAGCAACATGAAGTACCAGTTATTATGAGCAGTGATGCACATACAGCATACGATATAGGAAATCATGTATATGTAAAAGACATCATAAAAGAAGCGATGTTCCCAGAAGATTTGGTAGTGAATCATTCGAAAGAAATCTTGCTTCAGATGATAGAGAATCGCAGAAAAAGCATTTTATAAAAATCTTACTCGATTTCCATTGACAAATATTTTGTCCACAGTTAATAATGTTATTAGACAAAGGCGTCTTGGGATAGATGCTTTTGTCTTTTTTTATTCGTAGACCAGGAAAGTCTGCGAAGCATATTTTTTTCTTATTTATAGAAATAGCTTTACAACTATAAATGAAAGTTCTCCGAGGGGACGTATTTATCCTGTGGGAATAAATAAACAAAATATTGTTAGGAGGCAACTTATGAAGCAGTATACAAAGAAGGACATTTTAAGATTAGTTGAAGAAGAGGATGTAGAATTTATCCGACTTCAGTTTACCGACATGTTTGGCAATTTCAAAAATGTAGCAGTAACAACGAGCCAGTTAGAAAAAGTGCTAAATAATAAATATATGTTTGATGGATCTGCCATTGAAGGCTTTGTACGAATTGAGGAATCTGACATGTATTTGCATCCTGATTTAAATACCTTTGAAATCTTTCCTTGGAGGCCGCAGCATGGTAAGGTTGCAAGGTTCATTTGTGACGTATATCGTACCGATGGTACACCATTTGAAGGAGATCCTAGATACATATTAAAACGTGTATTGCAGGAAGCGAAAGATCTTGGTTACACATTTCACGTTGGTCCCGAATGTGAGTTTTTCCTCTTTGATATAGGGGAAGATGGGTTACCAACTACAAAAACGAGGGAAAAAGGTTGTTACTTCGACGTTGGTCCAATGGATGCTGGTGAAAATGCCAGACGAGAGATGGTACTTACATTAGAAGAGATGGGATTTGAAGTTGAAGCCTCCCATCATGAAGTTGCACCAGCGCAGCATGAAATCGATTTCCATTATGAAGATGGTCTAATTACTGCAGATAATATTATGACCTTGAGGATGGCTGTTCGCACGATAGCAAGACGTCATGGCATGCATGCTACCTTTATGCCAAAACCAAAGTCTGGTGTCGATGGTTCCGGAATGCATATTAACATGTCTCTTGAAAAGGACGGGATGAATTGCTTTTATGATCCAAACGATAAATTAGGGTTAAGTGAGGTCGCATATCAGTTTATTGCTGGATTAATGCATCATGCAGAAAGTATGACTGCAATTACAAATCCTTTGGTTAACTCCTATAAAAGGCTAGTACCTGGCTATGAGGCACCCGTTTATATTGCATGGTCACTTGTCAATCGAAGTCCACTGATCAGGATTCCAGATGGAAGAGAAGAAAGAACCAGAGTGGAGTTACGTAGTCCTGACTCAGCCACCAATCCATATTTAGCACTAGCAGTATGCTTGGCAGCGGGGTTAGATGGTATTAAGAAAAAGATGAGTCCTCCCAAAGGAGTCGATAAGAATATCTTTTCCATGAGTGATCAGGAGAGACTTGCTATGGAAATTCGCAATCTACCTGGCAGTTTAGGTGAAGCCTTGGATGAGTTAGAAAAGAGTGAGTTTATGAGAGAAGTATTGGGAAATCATGCTTTCCTCACTTATATAAGAGCGAAGAGAGCAGAGTGGTCCCAGTATCGTACGCAGGTTTCTGAATGGGAGATTGACCAATACCTTAACCGAATTTAGAGTAAAAATTGTAACGGAGGTGGTCAAATTTGCTAAGTATAATCATAGCATTCCCAAAGATTGAGGACGCGAATAACATAAGAAATATCTTAGTGAGTGGTGGATTCGAAGTAAATGCGACCTGTACTACCGGTGCTCAGGCAATCATGGTAGCAAATGAACTCGATGAAGGAATCGTTATCTGCGGTTTTCGTCTATCAGATATGATGTACCTGGAACTTAATGGTTACCTGCCTCGTGGATTTGAAATGTTATTATTAGCTTCCCCACAAAAACTATTAGATTGTGCAGATGGTAACATCCTAAGCCTTAGTATGCCTATTAAGATACAGGATCTTCTGAATACCCTTCAATTGATGACATACAAATACATGCGCCGTAAGAAAAAGGATAACGATAAACCTAAGGATCGTACCACAACTCAGAAAGAAACTATCACCAGAGCTAAGACGCTATTAATGGAACGTAACAAGATGACGGAAGAAGAAGCACATCGATATATTCAAAAGACCAGTATGGATAGTGGTACAAATATGGTAGAAACAGCGGAGATGATTTTGAGTATGATGTAATTGTATTCATTTTATACATCATAGGTATTCGAAATTCCTATCTTATGAAAGCAGCTGAAATATTGAAATTGGGCGGATATCTATTTATAATAAATCATATTAATTGTCAGAAGTATAAATTGTTAGTATGAAAATAAAATTGATACAACTTTGTGCCTGTGGTCCAAAGTTTACAGGCTTGCAGGTATGATTATTAGAGTAAAAAAGGTTTTCACAAACAAAATTGTACTTGTGGCACAAAGTTTGCAGAAAGGCATGGTAGCTAATATGAAATTTACAAAGATGCAAGGTTGTGGAAATGATTATGTTTACGTAAATTGTTTTGAGGAAACCATAAATGATCCAAATGGAGTGGCAAAAAAGGTGAGTGATCGACGTTTTGGAATTGGTTCTGATGGATTAATCTTAATCAAACCTTCTGAAATTGCAGATTTTACGATGCATATGTATAATGCAGACGGATCACAAGGAAAAATGTGCGGAAATGGTATTCGCTGTGTTGGTAAGTACGTTTATGACCATGGTATGACACAAAAAACAAGCCTAGCGATCGAAACATTAGGCGGTGTGAAATACTTAGCTTTAATTGTTGACGGCGGAAAAGTAACAGAAGTAACAGTTGATATGGGTGAACCAGAATTAGACCCTAAATTAATTCCGATTGCAGTAGAGGAAGAACAGGTAGTAAATATGCCAATAACAATTGCTGATCGCGAATTCTACATCACAGGTGTTTCGGTAGGAAACCCTCACGCGGTTACCTTTATTGAGGATACCAACTCTTTCCCAATAGAAAACTATGGTCCATTGTTTGAAGAGCATCCATTATTTCCAGAAAAGATCAATACGGAGTTTGTACAAATCCTCGACCGTAAGACTGTCAATATGCGTGTTTGGGAACGTGGATCTGCGGAAACTCATGCTTGTGGAACCGGTGCTACGTGCTCTGTGTATGCAGCTATCTTAAATGGCTTAACGGAGGATGAAGTGACAGTTCATATGTTAGGCGGTGACGTTGTCATTCGCTATGACAGAGAGAAGAATCGACTATTTATGACAGGTCCAGCTGTAACTGTTTTTGATGGTGAGATAGAGTTATAAAATGTAGTGGCAATGAGGTAGAGCTGGTAGCGTAAGCGGAAAACTTGCCTGTAGGCAAGTGGTAATATCCGCTTTGACTATGAGTAATGAAAACATGTGCTGGAATGGAGGTTATAATGTTTAAAATTAATGAAAACTATTTAAAATTACAAGGTAGTTACCTATTTTCAACAATTGGAAAGAAAGTACGAACCTATAAGGAAGAAAACCCAGATAAGAACGTGATTAGTCTAGGGATTGGTGATGTGACATTACCTCTTGCTCCAAGCATAATAAGTGCACTTCATAAAGCAACCGATGAAATGGCAGCAAAAGAGACTTTCAAAGGCTACTCCCCAGATCTTGGATATGAATTTTTACGAAGTGCAATCGCAAAACATGATTATGAAGCGAGAGGGGTTCAAATTGCGCTTGATGAAATCTTCATCAGTGATGGTGCAAAAAGTGATTCTGGTAACATAGGTGATATATTTGCAGAAAATAATAAGATAGCCGTTTGTGATCCAGTATATCCTGTTTATGTGGATACGAATGTAATGGCTGGTCGAACAGGTGAATTTAATTACACTACTGGTAAGTGGAGTAATGTCATCTATATGCCTTGTACGAAGGAAAATAAATTTGTACCGAGCCTTCCAGCGGAAACTCCTGATATCATCTATCTGTGTTTTCCTAACAATCCTACAGGATCTGCAATCACAAAGATGAAACTTCAGAAATGGGTAGATTATGCAATTGAAAAAGGAGCAGTTATTATATACGATGCTGCTTATGAGGCATACATTAGCGAAGAGAATTGTCCTCATACCATTTATGAATGTGATGGAGCGAAAAAATGTGCAATCGAACTTCGTAGCTTTAGCAAAAATGCTGGATTTACAGGCACAAGACTTGGTTTTACAATAGTACCAAAGGAGCTAACCAGCGACGGTGTTTCTTTAAATAGTTTATGGGCAAGACGCCATGGCACTAAGTTTAATGGTGCACCATATATTATTCAAACAGCTGGAGCTGCAGTTTATTCACCAGAAGGAATTGCAGAAACGAGAGAACAGATAAATTACTATATGAACAATGCACGAGTAATCCGTGATGGTTTACTTGAGGCAGGATATCAGGTATCTGGTGGTGTCAATGCACCGTATATCTGGTTACATACACCAGATGGCATGACATCTTGGGAATACTTTGATTATTTACTTCAAAATGCTTCTGTTGTTGGTACACCAGGTTCAGGCTTTGGACCAAGTGGAGAGGGATATTTCCGACTGACTGCATTTGGTACGTATGAAAATACGCTAGAAGCATTAAGAAGAATCAAAAATTTATAAATGTAAGGTACTCTTGTTTTAGGTGAAGAGAAAACCATATAAAAGAAAAAAGGGTATCTCATCTAAGTCATTTGACAGCTTTTTAAATAGATTTAAAAACAGTAATGGAGCGGGATTCCAAGAATCCCGCTCCATTACTTTATAAAGAGCTATTAATTACTAGTCTTCAGAATAAAAAACAAGGTATGAATTATTTCCATCTTTATAATTTGGATCCAATTTAATTTCGATTATACCAATAATTAGTTCCTACCAAACTTACGTTGTAAGAATTTCACCACTTCTACAATTGGAACAATTAAGAATGCAAGTCCTAAAGCAACAAGGTATTCAGGAACTGAGATATGCTCAAAACCAAAGGCAGTGTTAACACCAGGTAGGTAAATAACTGCAGTTGTAAGTATAAGACTTAGTGCCATACCTGCAATTAAGAAGATATTGTGGTGTTTCATATGAAGAATACTCTTTCTCTGGCTACGTAAGTTAAAGGAGTGGAAAATCTCAGCCATGGACATTGTTAAGAACGCCATTGTCATACCATCCTCGCTGTTTGCAATTTCCCAAACACCAGCTTCCATATAGTGTCCGATAAAATAAGCTGCTAAGGTGATAATAGTTACCATAATACCTTGATATAAAACATCAACACCAAGGCGATCAGCAAAGATACCATCCTTTGTACTTCTTGGTTTTCGTTCCATAATATCATTTTCCGCTTTTTCAACTCCGAGAGCTAAGGCTGGGAAACAGTCAGTAATCAAGTTAATCCATAAGAGATGAACTGGTTTTAAAATGGTAAAACCAAGAATGGTAGCCACAAAAATACTTAGCACTTCACTTAGATTACTGGAAAGTAAAAACTGAATACATTTACGAATGTTATCATAGATACGACGACCTTCACCAACCGCACTGACGATAGAGGCAAAGTTATCATCTGCAAGTACCATATCTGCTACATTCTTTGTAACGTCAGTACCGGTAATACCCATACCAATACCGATATCAGCAGATTTGATACTTGGTGCATCGTTAACACCATCACCGGTCATAGCTGTAATCATACCTTTTGCACGCCATGCATTTACAATACGAACCTTATGCTCTGGCTGTACACGAGCGTAAACAGAGTAGCGTTCTATTTCAGTTTTAAATGCCTCATCAGAGATTTCATTTAATTCTGATCCTGTAATGGCTTCACCTGCGTCTTGTATAATTCCTAGCTGAGTCGCAATAGCAACAGCAGTATCACGGTGATCGCCAGTAATCATAATAGGACGAATACCAGCTTTTTTACATTCTGCAATTGCATCAACTACCTCTGGACGGATAGGGTCAATCATACCAGTAAGACCTATGAAAACTAATTCTTTTTCTAAGTTCTCTGGGTTAACATCATTTGGTACACTATCATAGTTTCGATATGCAGCAGCTAATACACGGAGTGCTTTATCTGCCATTTCCTTATTTTTAGCAAGAATCTCATTACGAATAGAGTTTGTTAATGGAACTACTTTACCTTGAGATAACGCATGAGTACAACATTTTAAAACCTCATCTGGTGCACCTTTGGTGTATTGTACAATACCTTCTGATGTCTTATGGATTGTACTCATCATTTTACGAACAGAATCAAATGGTGCTTCTGCAATACGAGGTTGCTGTTCTATTAATTTATTTTTATCTAAATACAACTTTGTTGCATAGTTTACCAGTGCGCATTCCGTTGGTTCACCGACTGCATTGTTAGTTTCATCAAGCTGGGCATCGGAGCAAAGTGCCATTGCTGTAGCTAATAAGTCTTCTTTTTCTCCAAAATGATCAACCACTGTCATTTTATTCTGGGTAAGAGTACCGGTTTTATCACTACAGATAATTTGAGCACATCCAAGAGTCTCTACGGCGGTTAACTTACGGATCACCGCATTTTTCTTACTCATATTGGTAACACCAATACTGAGAACAATGGTAACAACAGTGGCAAGTCCTTCAGGAATAGCAGCAACAGCCAAACTTACTGCAACCATAAAGGTATTTAAGGCAACCTCACCATTAATTGTTTCAGCAGTTAATAAACTAAATCCGAAAATGAATACACAAATACCAACTACAAGTATGGTCAAGATTTTACTTAATTGTGCCAATTTAATTTGTAATGGTGTACGCCCTTCTTTTGCATTAGCAAGTGCATCTGCAATCTTACCCATTTCTGTGTCCATGCCGTTTGCAGTGATAACCGCAGTACCACGGCCATATACGACAACACTACCCATATAGACCATATTTTTTCTATCACCAAGAGGGATATCTTTCTCTTTTCCAAGAGTTAATTGCTCGATTTTTTTGTTTACTGGGACACTTTCTCCAGTAAGAGCAGCTTCTTCCACTTTAAGGCTAGCACTCTCTAATAATCTTGCATCTGCAGGAATTGCATCGCCTGCCTCAAGTAGAATTACATCGCCTACAACTAGATCTTCACTTTTAATGCTTTGTATCACACCATCCCGAAGAACTTTGCTTGTTGCAGCTGCCATTTCTTGAAGGGCTTCAATTGCTTTTTCAGCCTTACTTTCTTGTGTTACTCCTAGGATTGCATTAATAATTACTACCGCAAGAATAATTAATACATCAGCGAAGGATTCGTGTGCATAGGCAGCAGTGATACCAGAAATAGTTGCTGCACACAACAGGATAATTGTCATAGGATCTTTCATTTGGAAAAAGAATCTAGTAATCAGTGATTCTTTCTCCGCTTCTTTTAATTTGTTCTTACCGTTTTTTAAAAGCCGTTCTTCGCTTTCCTTTGATGTAAGACCAGTCGATTGACTCTTAATCTCTTTTAGTACATCATCAGTAGATTTTAAGTAATAGTTCATTCAAATCTCCCTTTCTTATTTGTGTGATATCTACATAGCAATTAGATGAAATCGTATGTATTACCTTAAATTTAATCTTGGTGTAAACCATCAGTGAATTATAGCTGCACCATACTTATCCAAAGAGAAGTATTTATAACCGTGTTTTGCTTACAAAGAACATTGTATAGAAAGTAGAATTTGCTCAAAATAAATCATATGAAACATTTTACATATTAGTTTAATGTAGAAACGTTTGATTTATTTAGAGAAAAATTTCTAATTACTATCTACTGGATAGTGTTGACCAACTATGCAACAAAAAAACTCATGTATAACTTAAAATAAAAGTTATACATGAGTCTCATTCTCTAAGGCAAGCCAGGCACGAAGCCATGATGTTGGAAATTGCCGCGTAAACAAATGTTTACGTGAATTACTCCCCCACTATACTGGATATTGGATTAAATTTAATTTTGGTACAAATGGTAACCATTTGTTATAGACCTATCATACCAGATTTTTTTGAATAATCAAGCATTTTCATTATATTTTAATGTTAACTTAATAATACAACAAGTTTTTATTGTATTAAATCGGATTATTGCTTACACTAAAGTAGTGTGAAATAGTAGACATTTCATACAAATTTCTGCCTGTGGCCAAATTTGCAGGTGTTAGTAGAATAATAGTTAGTATGCTTTAGGAGGATGATAGATATGATATACCCATCATTATTAAAAAAAGGTGCTACGATTGGAGTAACAGCTTGTTCTGACGGAAAACCAGATGTTTTAGATGCAGTAAGACTTGATCATGCTAAAGTACAGCTAGATAAGTTCGGTTATAAAGTTCTTGAGACTAAAAATACCAGAACTAGCTTTAAAAATCGTAGTTCTTCTGCTATGGAACGCAAGGAACAATTAGAAGAGTTGTTAGAAAATGACGAGGTGAAAGCAATCATAATGGTCTCTGGAGGAGATTATTTATTAGAGATGTTACCACTTCTTGACTATGATAAATTCGTAAAGAATCCAAAATGGTTACAGGGATATTCTGATCCAACGGGTCTTTTATATACTGTCACAGTTGGCTGCGATATTGCTACCGTGTATGGATGTAATTTTTCTGATTTTGGTATGGGGGAATGGCACCACTCCTTAGAGAATAATATAAAATTGTTACAAGGGGAGGCCGTGAAACAAGATAGTTTTGACTTCTACATGGATGGATTTAAGAAGAAGGGAACAGGATATGAAGGATATGATTCTGACAAAGAGGTTTGCTGGAGAAATGCACGCGGTGAAGATGAGGTCTTAATAGAGGGAAGATTTCTTGGCGGATGCCTTGATGTGTTATTAAATCTTGTTGGAACAAAGTATGATAAAACGA is a window of Lachnoclostridium phytofermentans ISDg DNA encoding:
- a CDS encoding ANTAR domain-containing response regulator; this encodes MLSIIIAFPKIEDANNIRNILVSGGFEVNATCTTGAQAIMVANELDEGIVICGFRLSDMMYLELNGYLPRGFEMLLLASPQKLLDCADGNILSLSMPIKIQDLLNTLQLMTYKYMRRKKKDNDKPKDRTTTQKETITRAKTLLMERNKMTEEEAHRYIQKTSMDSGTNMVETAEMILSMM
- a CDS encoding alpha/beta hydrolase-fold protein, coding for MRWIQSQIQSSTLKMPIGFDVLLPESNKPMDTLYLLHNSNMEHSQWLRLGIESFFEHSNCALIMPQGNNSLFLNTKNNYNFFDFLTNELPSLCSTWFPLKNERTSRYISGIGTGGYTAILAAFAIPSFYHKAVAIEGQFDINSLYVNENGNDISKWLGDQETFKNSTINLWNPTSISINNLDTDITLITNELSNVYEQNLKLSNYLSKSHPNKIHFESLKSKQVMFHAMSKLSEIITDTLEEVTPWQ
- a CDS encoding phosphatase, yielding MKDILDVHTHTLASGHAYNTIKEMALEASEKGIELLGITEHAPTMPGTCHEFYFQNLHVVPREMFGVQLLLGSEVNILDHEGTLDLSDQVLKKLDICIASIHPPCYKKGTKRENTNAIVGAMENPYINIIGHPDDGRYELDYETIVKKAKEYGVLLELNNASVAPGSFRPNTRENDLTMLQYCKQHEVPVIMSSDAHTAYDIGNHVYVKDIIKEAMFPEDLVVNHSKEILLQMIENRRKSIL
- a CDS encoding S66 family peptidase, with amino-acid sequence MIYPSLLKKGATIGVTACSDGKPDVLDAVRLDHAKVQLDKFGYKVLETKNTRTSFKNRSSSAMERKEQLEELLENDEVKAIIMVSGGDYLLEMLPLLDYDKFVKNPKWLQGYSDPTGLLYTVTVGCDIATVYGCNFSDFGMGEWHHSLENNIKLLQGEAVKQDSFDFYMDGFKKKGTGYEGYDSDKEVCWRNARGEDEVLIEGRFLGGCLDVLLNLVGTKYDKTTQFIEKYKEDGIVWYLESFSRDSEELFTGLWNLREAGWFQYAKGFVFGRPCFFETHTDTTYEEAILSVLEELNVPVIFDVDFGHKPPRMAIINGAKGKVYCKGNSGYIYQETKE
- a CDS encoding alpha/beta hydrolase — its product is MAVMQLHLPSKVLGMTVEVFAIVPEQIYDNNNNLPRILWLYHGSSGDHMAWALETNLVELAKKEHLAVFCPHVYNSCFINMAEGERYGTFVGKELPEIIHSIFPLLPTDRSMNIVSGFSNGGYGCFQAGLTYPETFGYIAAFGAGDKADADFSYRPLQKKILFGDGDLQKTKYSIKYLAQGLIEKKQALPKIFHSCGESDPWRCDNEKMRDLLMSYENNSFDYQFHLFENMGHSYACAELGLTMFFEEYFKKQEK
- the dapF gene encoding diaminopimelate epimerase, which produces MKFTKMQGCGNDYVYVNCFEETINDPNGVAKKVSDRRFGIGSDGLILIKPSEIADFTMHMYNADGSQGKMCGNGIRCVGKYVYDHGMTQKTSLAIETLGGVKYLALIVDGGKVTEVTVDMGEPELDPKLIPIAVEEEQVVNMPITIADREFYITGVSVGNPHAVTFIEDTNSFPIENYGPLFEEHPLFPEKINTEFVQILDRKTVNMRVWERGSAETHACGTGATCSVYAAILNGLTEDEVTVHMLGGDVVIRYDREKNRLFMTGPAVTVFDGEIEL
- a CDS encoding LL-diaminopimelate aminotransferase, with product MFKINENYLKLQGSYLFSTIGKKVRTYKEENPDKNVISLGIGDVTLPLAPSIISALHKATDEMAAKETFKGYSPDLGYEFLRSAIAKHDYEARGVQIALDEIFISDGAKSDSGNIGDIFAENNKIAVCDPVYPVYVDTNVMAGRTGEFNYTTGKWSNVIYMPCTKENKFVPSLPAETPDIIYLCFPNNPTGSAITKMKLQKWVDYAIEKGAVIIYDAAYEAYISEENCPHTIYECDGAKKCAIELRSFSKNAGFTGTRLGFTIVPKELTSDGVSLNSLWARRHGTKFNGAPYIIQTAGAAVYSPEGIAETREQINYYMNNARVIRDGLLEAGYQVSGGVNAPYIWLHTPDGMTSWEYFDYLLQNASVVGTPGSGFGPSGEGYFRLTAFGTYENTLEALRRIKNL
- the glnA gene encoding type I glutamate--ammonia ligase gives rise to the protein MKQYTKKDILRLVEEEDVEFIRLQFTDMFGNFKNVAVTTSQLEKVLNNKYMFDGSAIEGFVRIEESDMYLHPDLNTFEIFPWRPQHGKVARFICDVYRTDGTPFEGDPRYILKRVLQEAKDLGYTFHVGPECEFFLFDIGEDGLPTTKTREKGCYFDVGPMDAGENARREMVLTLEEMGFEVEASHHEVAPAQHEIDFHYEDGLITADNIMTLRMAVRTIARRHGMHATFMPKPKSGVDGSGMHINMSLEKDGMNCFYDPNDKLGLSEVAYQFIAGLMHHAESMTAITNPLVNSYKRLVPGYEAPVYIAWSLVNRSPLIRIPDGREERTRVELRSPDSATNPYLALAVCLAAGLDGIKKKMSPPKGVDKNIFSMSDQERLAMEIRNLPGSLGEALDELEKSEFMREVLGNHAFLTYIRAKRAEWSQYRTQVSEWEIDQYLNRI
- a CDS encoding cation-translocating P-type ATPase; translation: MNYYLKSTDDVLKEIKSQSTGLTSKESEERLLKNGKNKLKEAEKESLITRFFFQMKDPMTIILLCAATISGITAAYAHESFADVLIILAVVIINAILGVTQESKAEKAIEALQEMAAATSKVLRDGVIQSIKSEDLVVGDVILLEAGDAIPADARLLESASLKVEEAALTGESVPVNKKIEQLTLGKEKDIPLGDRKNMVYMGSVVVYGRGTAVITANGMDTEMGKIADALANAKEGRTPLQIKLAQLSKILTILVVGICVFIFGFSLLTAETINGEVALNTFMVAVSLAVAAIPEGLATVVTIVLSIGVTNMSKKNAVIRKLTAVETLGCAQIICSDKTGTLTQNKMTVVDHFGEKEDLLATAMALCSDAQLDETNNAVGEPTECALVNYATKLYLDKNKLIEQQPRIAEAPFDSVRKMMSTIHKTSEGIVQYTKGAPDEVLKCCTHALSQGKVVPLTNSIRNEILAKNKEMADKALRVLAAAYRNYDSVPNDVNPENLEKELVFIGLTGMIDPIRPEVVDAIAECKKAGIRPIMITGDHRDTAVAIATQLGIIQDAGEAITGSELNEISDEAFKTEIERYSVYARVQPEHKVRIVNAWRAKGMITAMTGDGVNDAPSIKSADIGIGMGITGTDVTKNVADMVLADDNFASIVSAVGEGRRIYDNIRKCIQFLLSSNLSEVLSIFVATILGFTILKPVHLLWINLITDCFPALALGVEKAENDIMERKPRSTKDGIFADRLGVDVLYQGIMVTIITLAAYFIGHYMEAGVWEIANSEDGMTMAFLTMSMAEIFHSFNLRSQRKSILHMKHHNIFLIAGMALSLILTTAVIYLPGVNTAFGFEHISVPEYLVALGLAFLIVPIVEVVKFLQRKFGRN